tgatgacatgaagtggtacatacataattacattgccagaaaatagtacaaaaacagacaaaataatatttaacagtctcataacaagttcaggtccttggttggggtcttgtcctcgggtagggtggacgccttctcccagaatacaaagtctatctcctcttccgagacagaccagtgaggggtggggctcgggaactgaggggttaaagagtcacatgatcatAGTCATACTGCatgagtggaagtttgagggctTAGGAAGTAAGGGGTGAGGAAATCACATGAtaacagtagctataatttatactggctAAATGCAAAATGGCTCAACTATGATAAAagggacaccacacacaacacatgtactggtatacaatatgtacgtacttacattaTGAATAATAGAATAATCGTAATATCTACGCACTTGGTTTTTCGAGTAACCAAAACAATGGAACCAGTAGTTGCGTCTTTCTTCTGACAAGCAGGCACTATCTGAGCCAGTACCTTGATGAGCTCGTTGATCCTGTCCCGACGCCAACGCTCAACTGGGCGTGggaagaacaacaacaactggtaattatcgtgtttagggcatgtacaatgaagctgagccaattggcaaaatgaatgaaccttgaccttacacacacacacgtacacctaCTGTACAGTCAAGGCATACTTAATTATTAAGACGTTACAGCATGGATGGATAGCCTCCATACAACAAATAATGTTTTAGAAGTGGCAAATTCGATGTTAAAGTTTCgtaactgtactttgtgggaaatgcttctatttgattatgaccacgtaagtacatgtacatctgttgtTCACTAtaactttcagtattgaatttgcagcaccttcattgtgtgtagcctTCCTCTGAGCTTCCCTGTTGGCAGCCATATCCCCAGACctgcaaaccaaccaccataaaaacaacactcctcacagttaccgtattactagaatgttttgcaagcatatgcacattttgcgagggttgatcaatttgcaacaataaaatcgcaaaacctaaagtatgactataaatacacacgattattgccagaacgcaatagttagcaCAATCGCAAAGGATCAACTTTGTTGCTGATTGgtaaaggtttttcaccaacagcaaaatattctagtaatactgtatgtagcaagaatgatgctttccctaacacatactgtcatacatgttatgcagaggtaggcaatcacatgaactgtgtactcacaactgcatttgaacgatggggtcggccgtgtgataatccatagttgatatcccgctcatcttgggtgctataggtcaacccattgcatgcagtatctcagcactactggatggtgggatcatcacatacagaggacctgaacacacacaacaacatagtaaaaactcaacaccacttccaagaaacctcaaacattagcaataatactcatggttctacatgtaattagtatgTACAAGCACTTGGATAACTTATCGAGGACTATAACTTCTGGATTTGGCAAAAAAGCAATCGTCACACTGATAAATTTGGCCTTCTTtattcaccattaatttttggccagactctgaaagggggtggtctgtccaCCATGCTGCATTTGGATGAGGGCGTGGCATATAGCgttgagggtggagccatcctcagaggtcatgtcagagggcaaaccatcatcgctagttagcgtgtggacctcctgtgtgagtgggcaggaacaacaagtgtgtgtgtgtgtgtgtgtgtgtgtgtgtgtgtgtgtgtgtgtgtgtgtgtgtgtgtgtgtgtgtgtgttcgttatttgggaggtagttaccatcatgcaaattctaaccatgtaATAAGAAAGGGAAAATAATACGAAAACGAAACGTCTTAGAAGCCGGATACCTTTAAAAAAGCGTTTTTAAGTGCTAGTTTTTAtatgttacttggtgtgaagtgtgtgtgtgtgtattacctgggtatcatgcacaaggccAAAGTTAGGGCCCAAGTCACTGGCCTGTAGCTGCTCCACACTCTCCCCATCATCACTCTGACTTATCTCTATCTCAAACTGTGAACTGGGTACCACCTCTTCAGTAGCGATAGTAACCGTCTCCACGTCGGTCGGCTCTGTTCCTACGTGTAGTATCTCTGtattaaaacagtttttaagtgtttgcttttatgttacttggtgtgaactctgtgtgggtacatacctgggtatcatgcacaagaccaaagttagggtccacattataaccaactacacattatacacaagtaccgtacttgttcaatttaaggccaccctccaaatatgcgacaccctcgatcttaggtaatattctgacctctaaaagtagcgactgctgtgtgtgacaattatttttttatgttgcgtcctaaatagaggtcagaccacagcctcgattccaggccgctagaaacaatataattttaagcggcctataatcgagtatagtagagtaacctccaattagatgcgaccctctaaatatgcgacaccaggaatttttctcaacctccaaaaagaaatgacctctcgctttgtaatttaatatttatgaataactgtaccttgttaatgttcttgatgaaggttcctcagtagtccctgtccatggactcatgtcttcagcctccaccaatacagacaaatagtttgaCCACTTGCTCAGAGTTTCAAAATTGACAGCATAATTTCTTCTTCTCTCTAGCTAGTATAGTGCAGTGAAAGACCAGCCACGTGGTTTAGCAATGTTATCGCACGTGACAGCTATTGTTTATTCCTGCAGAGAAAGAGGGAGGGTCTCGTTGTAGCTGAGCTAGCTGTTGTCCTGTACTTCTGTATCGTGCCTGGTATCAAGCTGTGAAGATACTGTagctctggattattatcagtaagtgcagacagcactgttttattttctgcatatagatctatgGTACATGGTTTTGATGATATAATTTGCACACACCAAatatttatacataattacatgtaccttcataTCATTGTTTATCTTATTCCACTctctacagagaagatgtctgactatctcacaatagcagatctaggagatctatacatagctacgtttgatgctcgaatcaaGTGGCGAAACTTCTTGCTGGTTCTTAAAATATCCTCGGATACCATCGACAGCATTGGTACAAAATGGAGAGAtgatcctgatgactgctatcgtgagggtttgaaagaatggctgaaaaGTGGTGAGAGAAGCTGGGAAGATGTTttcaaagctttgtcaagtccTATCGTAGGCCACGttcacatagccaggaccatcaagaaagatcatctacagtctactgatgcaagcaatcctactgatgtgaagtcagagggtaagcaCTAGTTTAGCACTGAGGAATCACACATGATGCTTATATAGTTTGTTAGCTACTATAatattcaccccccccccagaaaGCCCGatcccaccccctatacttctgtatataccattctcaaacacacacacaatattccACAGTTGACCAAAACCGCCAGAAGATCAACGATGATTTGACTGTTTTCCTAGATGAGCGTctcggtaaaggtgcatttggagcagtcttcaaaggcagctacaagggcgagatatgtgcagtcaaagtgctgcttcacgatgctatggagatgcaggCAAGTATTCCAATCGGCAAAAACGAAGAAGCTAGCAATGCAATTGATCGTGAAAGtgattttctcaagtcgttccagcacccaaacgttgttcaGTTTTTGTCGACTGCCAAGCACCCTAAATCAGGGagtacaatcctcgttgttgagctgatggattgcaatctgagatcctatttctccagccttgatgaagagtccctcactagcgaatgtgaaattagcctctccaaagacatggcttgtggtctggcctacattcacagcaagcagattatccaccgtgacctctgtggtgataacgtcttgctgaagcttacacgaccagtgcctgttgcaaagatttccgactttggcatgtcacggctatatGATTCCTCCAAGCTTagtcacaccctcacagccattggtcaccgtatggggtatctacctctcgaggctattcgattggaAGAGGAGAAGTACGATAGCAGCCTGGATGTGTTTTCCTATGGGGTGATTGTGACGCAGATTCTTTGCAAGTTGGAGACGATCAAGTCAGCCAAggatcgatcattccatgttgcccagatccctcacacacacaggttgaggaagcttatcgacagttgtttgcaagaagacatgaggaggagaccatctgccagggacatctgtgagtcaatAATAAGTACATTATGTGTTTTACATTTCAGCTAACTGTAACCCTAACGAAAAAATCATATCCGTCTATTAATGTTGGTATCGATTTTAGATACTTACCTGACAACAAGCTCGGacccagtggaggcaacaaagaaggagtcaaaggacactgaacaagtcaagaaggtgcgtacatgtagtgtgataatgagattcccacagcaacaatagtattgtaccttaacatgcatggatgctgtctcatgtgttaagccgtaactacacatctgtgtgagtgtgcctataattatgtacttcctttagcggAAATTGTTGCTTGTTCTCattctgttgtagaatttccGCTAATGATATTTACGTCTTTGTttgatttccaccaacgttcccctgtacaggctcACAGGGAACACATTGgccacaaagatgctgagctggtcaggagagacgccatcattcaacagcagagacaggtgagacaaaatgcaccattatattattgcagagctatagtagaagctttgatctcttataatcgtactgtacattctattagactggtgggcgtggcctcttaagctaattagagaaagtgatttagtgtgcatgcaattattgctacaagtaacaatcgcttgttagtagacactgtcctaattacactcattcattattcagggtccccctcccagagagttgagaccattcactctgaaatggagaagaggaaaagacatgccaatcaagatgagcgcctcggtacagagtgttgttatcggtgacacggtgtatgttggtggagggcGTACAGACAATGATCgtgacatgtgtacagtgatgaagctcgagcaagatcaatggaccaaactaccagagtacactgcctattggttcgctatgacatcactcgctaatcgactaatGCTGGTGGGAGGAAATGATCCAAGAAACAACAAACCCACGAATCAACTAGCAGTGTTTGAATCAGGGGAATGGCCTCACCcatacccaccaatgaacattgctcgccattcctcaacagctgtctccttcagcaaccacatcattgtagctggtgggtgtGATGATAAAGTACgtatctcctctgtggaggtgttggacgtggcatcaagaagatggtacattgctcagtcactacctaacccacaatcagaactgaaatcgactctcgtaggaaacaccctctacctaatgggagggtgggaTCACACTCGGAGTGCAACtaagacagtgcaccacgtcgacctcaatgaactcattgcaaaggccctttccaacctggacGCACCCACTccctggcagaccttacaggaagtaccatTCGTGCgatcagctcctctcagtattgggaggtcactattagccgttggtggacgggACAACAGACACAACACAAGTTCATCGATCttcctctaccagcctgacaccaggaggtgggtgaaagtgggagacctgcctactgcacaaTACTcttgcacatgctcagtacttcctagtggagaggtcattgtagccggaggacagacaaaACTATTTGGTAATTATGTTCAAACAGTTGATTTCTTTTGTATAAGCGATTAATTAGTTATTGTAATATGTTGTGCATTGTTAACGATCTTTTTGAAAAAAGTTTTCTAATTAAGTTCGCATATTTCGTTTATTTTTATTTGAACTGTTcatttcttctctataagtgctaattaccgtatagcgtgaaatttttgaggcatttatattttgtggataggcctcttttcgttgcacaatgttcgcggaatgactgctcaccagaagccacgccttaaatatttgcacggTATAGCAGGTAAGAGaaaattaagttgcaacagaattttatcgcatataattatagttattatgatgacatgaagtggtacatacataattacattgccagaaaatagtacaaaaacagacaaaataatatttaacagtctcataacaagttcaggtccttggttggggtcttgtccgagggtagggtggacgccttctcccagaatccaaagtctatctcctctttcgagtcagacagtgaggggtggggctcgggaactgaggggttaaagagtcacatgatcatagtcatactgagtggaagtttgagggcttaggaagtaaggggtgagaaaatcacatgataacagtagctataatttatactggctAAAAGCAAAATGGCTCAACTATGATAAAagggacaccacacacatcacacgtACTTACATTATGAATACTAGAATAATCGTAAGAGTCAGTTAAAGTGATACCTTTTAATTGTGGAGGGTGAGAGCTGCTGAGCTTTGGCACTCTCCAGGAACTTGTCAAAATCCTCCTCGTCCTGAGTCAGTGTTCTGTAGCCAGgataaacaacacatggacacattcaaactggtagtgtgatgaagggtctggtacactactgtacaatgtcatgtacaaatattgtgagctagtgttctcaattgacacacgtttccctgtacacacctaaactg
This is a stretch of genomic DNA from Halichondria panicea chromosome 1, odHalPani1.1, whole genome shotgun sequence. It encodes these proteins:
- the LOC135352343 gene encoding upstream stimulatory factor-like codes for the protein MAANREAQRKATHNEVERWRRDRINELIKVLAQIVPACQKKDATTGSIVLVTRKTKCVDITIILLFIISRAPPLTGLSRKRR
- the LOC135352319 gene encoding uncharacterized protein LOC135352319, with translation MSDYLTIADLGDLYIATFDARIKWRNFLLVLKISSDTIDSIGTKWRDDPDDCYREGLKEWLKSGERSWEDVFKALSSPIVGHVHIARTIKKDHLQSTDASNPTDVKSEVDQNRQKINDDLTVFLDERLGKGAFGAVFKGSYKGEICAVKVLLHDAMEMQASIPIGKNEEASNAIDRESDFLKSFQHPNVVQFLSTAKHPKSGSTILVVELMDCNLRSYFSSLDEESLTSECEISLSKDMACGLAYIHSKQIIHRDLCGDNVLLKLTRPVPVAKISDFGMSRLYDSSKLSHTLTAIGHRMGYLPLEAIRLEEEKYDSSLDVFSYGVIVTQILCKLETIKSAKDRSFHVAQIPHTHRLRKLIDSCLQEDMRRRPSARDIYTYLTTSSDPVEATKKESKDTEQVKKAHREHIGHKDAELVRRDAIIQQQRQGPPPRELRPFTLKWRRGKDMPIKMSASVQSVVIGDTVYVGGGRTDNDRDMCTVMKLEQDQWTKLPEYTAYWFAMTSLANRLMLVGGNDPRNNKPTNQLAVFESGEWPHPYPPMNIARHSSTAVSFSNHIIVAGGCDDKVRISSVEVLDVASRRWYIAQSLPNPQSELKSTLVGNTLYLMGGWDHTRSATKTVHHVDLNELIAKALSNLDAPTPWQTLQEVPFVRSAPLSIGRSLLAVGGRDNRHNTSSSIFLYQPDTRRWVKVGDLPTAQYSCTCSVLPSGEVIVAGGQTKLFGNYVQTVDFFCISD